One genomic region from Actinocatenispora thailandica encodes:
- a CDS encoding substrate-binding domain-containing protein produces the protein MPRGNHAKGGLRSHRRRIGKHLVIAPWIIITAICVLVLAGLTTTWVVLVTRGCGGSAVTATVYADPAVSSIIDKQAQTWMQGSPAVDGHCAKISVVPRDSASVAAALAPSWDPRTDGTRPDAWVPESSLWMQLAASRPDAARMLPERRPSLARSPAVIAMPKPMAAVMKKVAPKLTWNQLATEYAGKVWAKYGHASWGGIRVDMTDATTSTAGLHAVTAMADANDDGDISTAERLSLNQIWQVGAAHPTDTQQVIQKLESADSTSTTAVLKTVSAFPALEQDVISYNQDGPKVPLTAVYPSDGSADADFPYLTLSWSQQTTPGINDDAQRVRTDIAQKFLTDLRSGTAKKAFRDAGYRDASRRPGPLMTAANGVERKVPTLPRKVMSPDSVSQTVSMWTSISRDSNVLLIMDVSAGMGEKVPGTDKTKLQLASDAVAEAITLFGPGARLGLWDYASHVKGDSADYEEIVPVDKLNGTYHGATRRVAINDALDALQPVGEPTLYDTVAAAYQMMRKHYQNDASNRIVVVTGSGNDSASKTGLGELTSTLNAGADKNHPLPVVTVGYGSGVDLSSLQTISQASGGRTYAASSPTEVSKVLLTALFSGAPPTSD, from the coding sequence GTGCCGCGTGGCAACCACGCCAAGGGCGGCCTGCGCTCCCACCGGCGCAGGATCGGCAAGCACCTGGTCATCGCGCCGTGGATCATCATCACCGCGATCTGCGTGCTGGTCCTGGCCGGCCTGACGACCACCTGGGTGGTGCTGGTGACCCGCGGCTGCGGCGGCAGCGCCGTCACCGCCACCGTCTACGCCGACCCGGCCGTGTCCAGCATCATCGACAAGCAGGCGCAGACCTGGATGCAGGGCAGCCCCGCCGTCGACGGGCACTGCGCGAAGATCAGCGTGGTCCCGCGCGACTCCGCGTCGGTGGCGGCGGCGCTGGCACCCAGCTGGGATCCCCGCACCGACGGCACCCGGCCCGACGCCTGGGTGCCCGAGTCCAGCCTGTGGATGCAGCTGGCGGCGTCGCGGCCGGACGCGGCACGGATGCTGCCCGAGCGCCGCCCCAGCCTGGCGCGCAGCCCCGCGGTGATCGCCATGCCCAAGCCGATGGCCGCGGTGATGAAGAAGGTCGCCCCGAAGCTGACCTGGAACCAGCTCGCCACCGAGTACGCCGGCAAGGTGTGGGCGAAGTACGGCCACGCCAGCTGGGGCGGCATCCGGGTCGACATGACCGACGCGACCACCTCCACAGCCGGTCTGCACGCGGTCACGGCCATGGCCGACGCCAACGACGACGGCGACATCTCCACCGCCGAGCGGCTGAGCCTCAACCAGATCTGGCAGGTCGGCGCCGCCCACCCCACCGACACCCAGCAGGTCATCCAGAAGCTGGAGTCGGCCGACTCGACCAGCACCACCGCGGTGCTCAAGACGGTGTCCGCGTTCCCCGCCCTGGAACAGGACGTGATCAGCTACAACCAGGACGGGCCGAAGGTGCCGCTGACCGCGGTGTACCCGTCGGACGGCAGCGCCGACGCCGACTTCCCCTACCTGACGCTGAGCTGGTCGCAGCAGACCACTCCGGGCATCAACGACGACGCGCAGCGGGTCCGCACCGACATCGCCCAGAAGTTCCTCACCGACCTGCGCTCGGGTACCGCGAAGAAGGCGTTCCGCGACGCCGGCTACCGCGACGCGTCCCGCCGCCCGGGGCCGCTGATGACCGCCGCCAACGGGGTGGAACGCAAGGTGCCCACCCTCCCGCGCAAGGTGATGAGCCCCGACTCGGTGTCGCAGACCGTGTCGATGTGGACGTCGATCTCCCGCGACAGCAACGTGCTGCTGATCATGGATGTGTCCGCCGGGATGGGAGAGAAGGTTCCCGGCACCGACAAGACCAAGCTGCAGCTGGCCAGCGACGCCGTCGCCGAGGCGATCACCCTGTTCGGGCCGGGCGCCAGACTGGGCCTGTGGGACTACGCGAGCCACGTCAAGGGCGACTCGGCCGACTACGAGGAGATCGTCCCGGTCGACAAGCTCAACGGCACCTACCACGGCGCCACCCGCCGGGTGGCGATCAACGACGCGCTGGACGCGCTGCAGCCGGTCGGTGAACCCACCCTCTACGACACGGTCGCCGCCGCGTACCAGATGATGCGCAAGCACTACCAGAACGACGCCAGCAACCGGATCGTGGTGGTCACCGGCTCCGGCAACGACTCCGCCAGCAAGACCGGCCTGGGCGAGCTGACCAGCACCCTCAACGCCGGCGCGGACAAGAACCATCCGCTGCCGGTGGTCACCGTCGGGTACGGCAGC
- a CDS encoding cupin domain-containing protein, which produces MDHDERHSPAPITRTVLLDQSLPAPLPVQRVEARRIVIAPDTAGGLHVHNGPVFGCVEAGSVVYQIDGEPETVLTAGDTFYEPAGVRIARFDALGSGVTFLAYFLLAAGQQAELEFPER; this is translated from the coding sequence ATGGACCACGACGAGCGTCACTCCCCCGCGCCGATCACCCGTACGGTGCTGCTCGACCAGTCGCTGCCGGCACCGTTGCCGGTGCAGCGCGTCGAGGCCCGGCGCATCGTGATCGCGCCCGACACGGCCGGCGGCCTGCACGTACACAACGGCCCGGTCTTCGGCTGCGTCGAGGCCGGTTCGGTGGTGTACCAGATCGACGGCGAACCGGAGACCGTCCTGACCGCCGGCGACACCTTCTACGAACCGGCCGGGGTGCGCATCGCCCGGTTCGACGCGCTCGGTTCCGGCGTGACGTTCCTGGCGTACTTCCTGCTCGCCGCCGGGCAGCAGGCCGAGCTGGAGTTCCCCGAGCGCTGA
- a CDS encoding gluconate:H+ symporter, translating to MWTTHDTLLMVYALISITLVILLITTRIKMHAFLALMIGSLFMGLVAGQAPNKVALSFEAGVGSVLGSVGVVIALGTMLGKLLSESGGAQQIADTLLRHAKPRTVPWIMALVAGIIGIPMFFEIGLVLLLPLILTMAREVQQQAEGTAQEAAVRRSNVYIMVGIPALAGLSVLHGLVPPHPGPLVAISAIHADLGQTLLIGLIIAIPTVIIAGPLFARVAARFAHPHPTQKLLEQVAQTRRVDNPPSFAVTLFTILLPVALMLLRTLAEITLPKGSGLLQWADFIGEPIVALLIALLVAMFTFGVFRGFGGKKITEYVGDALLPAAGILMIIGAGGGFKQILIDSGIADAIKKAAETSHLSPLLLAWGVAVLIRLATGSATVATVTAAGIMAPLVASPDITVNKPLVALAIGAGSLFFSHVNDAGFWLVKEFFGMSVGDTFKSWSVMETIISVVGLGLIMVASLIL from the coding sequence ATGTGGACCACGCACGACACGCTGCTGATGGTGTACGCGCTGATCTCGATCACGCTGGTGATCCTGTTGATCACCACCAGGATCAAGATGCACGCGTTCCTGGCGCTGATGATCGGGTCGCTGTTCATGGGCCTGGTCGCCGGTCAGGCCCCGAACAAGGTCGCGCTCTCGTTCGAGGCGGGCGTCGGTTCGGTGCTGGGCAGCGTCGGTGTGGTGATCGCACTGGGCACGATGCTCGGCAAGCTGCTGTCGGAGTCCGGCGGCGCCCAACAGATCGCCGACACCCTGCTGCGGCACGCGAAACCTCGTACGGTGCCCTGGATCATGGCGCTGGTGGCCGGCATCATCGGCATCCCGATGTTCTTCGAGATCGGCCTGGTGCTGCTGCTGCCGCTGATCCTGACCATGGCCCGGGAAGTGCAGCAGCAGGCCGAGGGCACCGCCCAGGAGGCCGCGGTCCGGCGCAGCAACGTGTACATCATGGTCGGCATCCCGGCGCTGGCCGGCCTGTCGGTGCTGCACGGCCTGGTACCGCCGCACCCCGGGCCGCTCGTGGCGATCAGCGCGATCCACGCCGACCTGGGGCAGACGCTGCTGATCGGGCTGATCATCGCGATCCCGACAGTGATCATCGCCGGGCCACTGTTCGCCCGGGTCGCGGCCCGCTTCGCGCACCCGCACCCGACGCAGAAGCTGCTGGAGCAGGTCGCGCAGACCCGCCGGGTCGACAACCCGCCGAGCTTCGCCGTCACCCTGTTCACGATCCTGCTGCCGGTCGCGCTGATGCTGCTGCGCACCCTGGCGGAGATCACCCTGCCGAAGGGCTCCGGGCTGCTGCAGTGGGCCGACTTCATCGGTGAGCCGATCGTGGCGTTGCTGATCGCGCTGCTCGTCGCGATGTTCACCTTCGGCGTGTTCCGCGGCTTCGGCGGCAAGAAGATCACCGAGTACGTCGGGGACGCGCTGCTGCCGGCCGCCGGCATCCTGATGATCATCGGCGCCGGCGGCGGGTTCAAACAGATCCTGATCGACTCCGGTATCGCCGACGCGATCAAGAAGGCCGCCGAGACCAGCCACCTGTCTCCGCTGCTGCTGGCGTGGGGTGTCGCGGTGCTGATCCGGCTGGCCACCGGTTCGGCCACGGTGGCCACCGTCACCGCCGCGGGCATCATGGCGCCGCTCGTCGCCTCCCCGGACATCACCGTCAACAAGCCGCTGGTGGCGCTCGCGATCGGCGCCGGGTCGCTGTTCTTTTCGCACGTCAACGACGCCGGGTTCTGGCTGGTCAAGGAGTTCTTCGGGATGAGCGTCGGGGACACGTTCAAGAGCTGGTCGGTGATGGAGACGATCATCTCGGTGGTCGGGCTGGGCCTGATCATGGTGGCCAGCCTGATCCTGTGA
- a CDS encoding TetR/AcrR family transcriptional regulator, producing MNPDDPRARRTRAALRDAALTLAAEQPPATVTVAAIAAAAGVNRATVYQHYPDRDALLADAMGDAVTAVVDQAALCPLRATGTVPPEPLVRLFEHIAARRGHYARLLSADGSARFTAALRDRLTAALADRFAAGQRPPVGPQVPATVHAAWLAGALVGVIAEASAATSPMPPTRLATACWALITT from the coding sequence GTGAACCCCGACGACCCACGGGCCCGCCGCACCCGGGCCGCGCTGCGCGACGCGGCCCTGACGCTCGCCGCCGAGCAGCCACCCGCCACGGTCACCGTCGCCGCGATCGCCGCCGCCGCCGGCGTCAACCGGGCCACCGTCTACCAGCACTACCCCGACCGGGACGCGCTGCTCGCCGACGCGATGGGCGACGCGGTCACCGCGGTGGTCGACCAGGCCGCGCTGTGCCCGCTGCGCGCCACCGGCACGGTGCCGCCCGAACCACTGGTGCGACTGTTCGAGCACATCGCCGCCCGGCGCGGGCACTACGCCCGGCTGCTGTCCGCCGACGGGTCCGCCCGGTTCACCGCGGCGCTGCGCGACCGGCTCACCGCGGCGCTGGCCGACCGGTTCGCGGCCGGCCAGCGGCCACCCGTCGGCCCCCAGGTGCCGGCCACGGTGCACGCCGCCTGGCTGGCCGGCGCGCTGGTCGGGGTGATCGCCGAGGCGTCGGCCGCGACCTCGCCGATGCCGCCGACCCGACTCGCCACCGCCTGCTGGGCACTGATCACGACCTGA
- a CDS encoding TetR/AcrR family transcriptional regulator: MSTQERLVESARALLWERGYVGTSPKAIQQHAGAGQGSMYHHFAGKRELALAAIRRTAEQLRATADAQLSAPGTAAQRITRYLRRERDVQRGCPIGRLTQDPDVMADPVLREPVEQTFDWLHTRLAEVLATGRDEGELDPGLDPRATAAMIVAVLQGGYVLARAAGEDDPFDQAVTGVLALLTRPAPTR, encoded by the coding sequence GTGAGCACCCAGGAACGGCTGGTCGAGAGCGCCCGCGCGCTGTTGTGGGAGCGCGGCTACGTCGGTACCAGCCCGAAGGCCATCCAGCAGCACGCCGGCGCCGGCCAGGGCAGCATGTACCACCACTTCGCCGGCAAGCGGGAGCTGGCGCTCGCGGCGATCCGCCGTACCGCCGAGCAGTTGCGCGCAACGGCGGACGCGCAGCTGTCTGCGCCGGGAACCGCGGCGCAGCGGATCACCCGGTACCTGCGGCGGGAGCGCGACGTGCAACGGGGCTGCCCGATCGGGCGGCTCACCCAGGACCCGGACGTGATGGCCGACCCGGTGCTGCGCGAGCCGGTCGAGCAGACCTTCGACTGGCTGCACACCCGGCTTGCCGAGGTGCTGGCGACGGGCCGGGACGAGGGCGAACTCGATCCCGGCCTCGATCCGCGGGCCACCGCCGCGATGATCGTCGCGGTGTTGCAGGGCGGGTACGTGCTGGCCCGCGCCGCAGGCGAGGACGACCCGTTCGACCAGGCCGTCACCGGCGTACTCGCGCTGTTGACCCGACCGGCACCGACCCGGTGA
- a CDS encoding class I SAM-dependent methyltransferase encodes MPTEYPDRSRLAGVFAEADVAEAYRHRPPYPAEVFTILDGLIRGRPRVVLDLGAGEGALARPLAGRVDRVDAVDPSAAMVAAGRRRPGGGASTLRWLVAAAETCPLDGPYALVTAGASLHWMRWRPVCQRIAPALTAGAYLAIVEHGPRRLPWQAELTALIRRHSRSPRYDPHFSLVGALDAAGLVEPVGTASTAPVCFRQPVADYVEQFHSTASLARVHMSAAEAAEFDAAVTRLVLPWVVDGRLALAVDATVSWGRLRSR; translated from the coding sequence GTGCCCACCGAGTACCCGGACCGTTCCCGGCTCGCGGGGGTGTTCGCCGAGGCCGACGTGGCCGAGGCCTACCGGCATCGGCCGCCCTATCCGGCCGAGGTGTTCACGATCCTCGACGGGCTGATCCGCGGCCGGCCCCGCGTCGTGTTGGATCTCGGCGCTGGGGAGGGAGCGCTGGCCCGGCCGCTGGCCGGCCGGGTGGACCGGGTCGATGCGGTCGATCCGTCGGCGGCGATGGTGGCGGCGGGCCGCCGCCGCCCCGGCGGCGGCGCGAGCACCCTGCGCTGGCTCGTCGCCGCCGCCGAAACCTGCCCCCTCGACGGGCCGTACGCGCTGGTCACGGCCGGGGCAAGCCTGCACTGGATGCGATGGCGTCCGGTGTGCCAGCGGATCGCACCGGCGTTGACCGCGGGCGCGTACCTGGCGATCGTCGAGCACGGGCCGCGGCGCCTGCCGTGGCAGGCGGAGCTGACCGCACTGATCCGCCGGCACTCCCGCAGCCCGCGCTACGATCCGCATTTCTCGCTGGTCGGTGCGCTGGACGCGGCCGGATTGGTGGAGCCGGTCGGGACCGCGAGCACCGCACCGGTGTGCTTCCGCCAGCCGGTCGCCGACTACGTGGAACAGTTCCACTCGACGGCGAGCCTGGCCCGGGTGCACATGTCGGCCGCCGAGGCGGCCGAGTTCGACGCCGCGGTCACCCGGCTGGTGCTGCCCTGGGTCGTCGACGGCCGGCTGGCGCTGGCCGTCGATGCGACCGTGTCGTGGGGTCGGCTGCGCTCACGCTGA
- a CDS encoding helix-turn-helix transcriptional regulator: protein MLQTSARLLRLLSLLESRRDWGGPELAERLGVSVRTVRRDVDKLRELGYPVAAATGTLGGYRLGAGAALPPLLLDDEEAVAVGVALRTAAGGAVTGIEETALSAMTKLEQVLPPRLRHRVRALNVSVLRVPTAAGPTVDPQVLTTLAAVCRDTERIRFDYRSHEGDDTVRSVEPYRLVAWGRRWYLVAYDLDRDDWRTFRVDRITPRIPTGPRFTPRPLPADDLADYVARRVSTAPWRHPATVRVLIGAEQLAARIPGPAGQIEPVDEHSCLLRTGADSLDALAAYLGLFGADFEVLDPPELVRAVAALADRYARAAGPVRS, encoded by the coding sequence ATGCTGCAAACCTCGGCGCGGCTGCTGCGCCTGCTGTCCCTGCTGGAGTCGCGTCGGGACTGGGGCGGCCCGGAGCTGGCCGAGCGGCTCGGTGTCAGCGTGCGTACGGTGCGCCGCGACGTGGACAAGCTGCGCGAGCTGGGCTACCCGGTGGCCGCGGCGACCGGCACCCTCGGCGGATACCGGCTGGGTGCCGGTGCGGCGCTGCCGCCGCTGTTGCTCGACGACGAGGAGGCGGTGGCGGTGGGGGTCGCGTTGCGTACCGCGGCCGGCGGCGCCGTCACCGGGATCGAGGAGACCGCGCTGTCGGCGATGACCAAACTGGAGCAGGTGCTGCCACCTCGGCTGCGGCACCGGGTCCGGGCGCTGAACGTCTCGGTGCTGCGGGTGCCGACCGCGGCCGGGCCGACGGTCGATCCGCAGGTGCTGACCACCCTGGCCGCGGTGTGCCGGGACACCGAGCGGATCCGGTTCGACTACCGCAGCCACGAGGGCGACGACACGGTTCGCAGCGTGGAGCCCTACCGGCTGGTCGCCTGGGGTCGACGCTGGTATCTGGTGGCCTACGACCTGGACCGGGACGACTGGCGGACGTTCCGGGTGGATCGGATCACGCCGCGGATCCCGACCGGGCCGCGGTTCACGCCGCGGCCGCTGCCCGCCGACGACCTCGCCGACTACGTGGCGCGGCGGGTGTCCACCGCGCCGTGGCGCCACCCGGCGACGGTGCGGGTCCTGATCGGCGCCGAGCAGCTCGCCGCGCGGATACCGGGGCCGGCGGGGCAGATCGAACCGGTCGACGAACACAGCTGCCTGCTGCGTACCGGCGCCGACAGCCTCGACGCGCTCGCCGCCTACCTCGGCCTGTTCGGCGCCGACTTCGAGGTACTGGACCCGCCGGAACTGGTGCGCGCGGTGGCGGCGCTGGCCGACCGGTACGCCCGGGCGGCCGGGCCGGTCAGGTCGTGA
- a CDS encoding ABC transporter ATP-binding protein has product MRSSPAVRARGITKFFDEVIALDGVDLDVPAGQVHGLVGPNGAGKTTLLGLLLGLAAPDSGALQILGAPVGRSLSVPDGVAGFVDGPGLYPGLTARRNLAALAALRGLDRADAHVGEALEQVGLTDVADDRVQGFSLGMRQRLGVAAALLTRPRLLVLDEPANGLDPAGTRQVHRVITDVAAEGTAVVLSSHRMDDLAALCAQVSILAAGRVVFSGPVRKLAAESGELDYRVVVSDPAAAPTVVSQIPDLRLLPGRDFGARYDSEALVVRGPVTALDQLVARLVRADVAVRELAPVVAPLEAAFLALTGSTAEPSDAGSR; this is encoded by the coding sequence ATGCGTAGCAGTCCCGCAGTCCGGGCCCGCGGGATCACGAAGTTCTTCGACGAGGTGATCGCGCTCGACGGTGTGGACCTGGACGTACCGGCAGGGCAGGTGCACGGACTGGTCGGGCCGAACGGCGCCGGCAAGACGACGCTTCTCGGCCTGCTGCTGGGCCTGGCGGCCCCCGACAGCGGCGCTCTGCAGATCCTGGGCGCCCCGGTGGGCCGCAGCCTGTCCGTACCCGACGGCGTCGCCGGTTTCGTCGACGGCCCAGGACTGTACCCGGGCCTCACGGCCAGGAGGAACCTCGCGGCGCTGGCCGCCCTGCGCGGCCTGGACCGCGCCGACGCCCACGTCGGCGAGGCGCTGGAGCAGGTCGGGCTCACCGATGTCGCCGACGACCGGGTACAGGGGTTCTCGCTGGGGATGCGCCAGCGGCTCGGTGTCGCCGCGGCGCTGCTGACCCGCCCGCGACTGCTGGTGCTCGACGAGCCGGCCAACGGCTTGGACCCGGCCGGCACCCGGCAAGTGCACCGCGTGATCACCGACGTGGCCGCCGAGGGTACCGCGGTGGTGTTGTCCAGCCATCGGATGGACGACCTCGCGGCGCTGTGCGCCCAGGTCTCGATCCTCGCTGCCGGCCGGGTCGTGTTCAGCGGGCCGGTGCGAAAGCTCGCCGCCGAGAGCGGCGAACTCGACTACCGGGTCGTGGTCTCCGATCCGGCGGCCGCCCCCACCGTCGTGTCCCAGATCCCCGATCTTCGCCTGCTGCCCGGCCGCGACTTCGGTGCGCGGTACGACTCCGAGGCACTGGTGGTTCGCGGGCCGGTTACCGCCTTGGACCAGCTGGTGGCGCGGCTGGTCCGGGCGGACGTGGCCGTCCGCGAGTTGGCGCCGGTGGTGGCGCCGCTGGAAGCCGCGTTCCTAGCGCTGACCGGCAGCACAGCCGAGCCCAGCGACGCGGGGAGCCGGTGA
- a CDS encoding FAD-dependent monooxygenase, with amino-acid sequence MLAAELRLHDVRVLVLDKDTDPGSPVRIVSLHVRSIELMAMRGLLERLREHTRQRPAAGLFAAIDKPAPRHLDSAHAYLLGISQPVLVRLLEEHAIESGARVRRGCPVVGVEQDGEGVTVELAGGERLRSRYLVGCDGAHSTVRARLGVGFPGEPSRTETLMGEMRVGVPQEEIAAKLADLRGTHRRLMVRPVGGGFHSVAVPAAEVTDRATPPLLEDFSRRLHAVAGTDFGVHSPRWLSRFGDATRLAERYRVGRVLLAGDAAHVHPPTGGQGVNLGIQDAVNLGWKLAAQVRGWAPDTLLDTYHAERHPVAEQVLDNTRAQLELHATEPGPQAVRRLLAELLDFDEVNRHLVEKVTAIDIRYDFGEACEPNGGHRGEACEPNGGHRGEACEPNGGHRGEACEPNGRYHGAGPDLLGRRLRDLDLRQGNLYDLLHRGRGLLLDRTAGLTADRWSQRVDRLVDPTVALDVPGLLLRPDGHVAWIGADQRDLDDQLRRWFGRPA; translated from the coding sequence ATGCTGGCCGCCGAGCTACGCCTGCACGACGTGCGGGTGCTCGTCCTGGACAAGGACACCGACCCCGGATCGCCTGTCCGCATCGTCAGCCTGCACGTCCGCAGCATCGAGCTGATGGCGATGCGCGGACTGCTGGAACGGCTCCGCGAGCACACCCGGCAGCGCCCGGCCGCCGGGTTGTTCGCGGCCATCGACAAGCCCGCACCGCGGCACCTGGACTCCGCGCACGCCTACCTGCTGGGCATCTCGCAACCGGTCCTCGTCCGCCTGCTCGAAGAGCACGCGATCGAGTCGGGTGCGCGAGTACGGCGCGGGTGCCCGGTGGTCGGTGTCGAACAGGACGGCGAGGGTGTCACCGTCGAGCTGGCCGGCGGCGAACGGCTGCGCTCGCGCTACCTGGTCGGCTGCGACGGCGCGCACAGTACGGTGCGCGCGCGGCTCGGTGTCGGTTTCCCCGGCGAACCCTCGCGCACCGAGACGCTGATGGGTGAGATGCGGGTGGGCGTGCCGCAGGAGGAGATCGCCGCCAAGCTGGCCGACCTGCGCGGTACCCATCGGCGGCTCATGGTCCGGCCCGTCGGCGGGGGCTTCCACAGCGTGGCGGTCCCGGCCGCCGAGGTCACCGACCGCGCGACCCCACCCCTGCTGGAGGACTTCAGCCGACGGCTGCACGCCGTCGCCGGGACCGATTTCGGTGTGCACTCCCCGCGCTGGCTGTCCCGCTTCGGCGACGCCACCCGGCTGGCCGAACGGTACCGGGTCGGGCGGGTGCTGCTGGCCGGTGACGCGGCGCACGTCCATCCGCCCACCGGCGGTCAGGGCGTCAACCTGGGCATCCAGGACGCCGTCAATCTCGGCTGGAAGCTGGCCGCGCAGGTTCGCGGCTGGGCGCCGGACACGCTGCTGGACACCTACCACGCCGAACGCCATCCGGTCGCCGAGCAGGTGCTGGACAACACGCGTGCCCAGCTGGAACTGCACGCCACCGAGCCGGGCCCGCAGGCGGTACGCAGGCTGCTCGCCGAGCTGCTGGACTTCGACGAGGTGAACCGCCACCTCGTCGAGAAGGTCACCGCGATCGACATCCGCTACGACTTCGGCGAGGCTTGCGAGCCGAACGGCGGGCACCGTGGCGAGGCTTGCGAGCCGAACGGCGGGCACCGTGGCGAGGCTTGCGAGCCGAACGGCGGGCACCGTGGCGAGGCTTGCGAGCCGAACGGCCGGTACCACGGTGCGGGTCCGGACCTGCTCGGCCGTCGCCTGCGCGACCTCGACCTGCGCCAGGGCAACCTCTACGATCTTCTGCATCGCGGTCGTGGCCTGCTGCTGGATCGCACCGCGGGCCTGACCGCCGATCGTTGGTCGCAGCGGGTCGATCGGCTCGTCGATCCGACCGTGGCGTTGGATGTTCCGGGCCTGCTGCTGCGGCCCGACGGCCACGTGGCCTGGATCGGTGCCGACCAGCGGGACCTGGACGACCAGCTGCGTCGCTGGTTCGGACGGCCGGCCTGA